A window of the Radiobacillus deserti genome harbors these coding sequences:
- a CDS encoding glycine betaine ABC transporter substrate-binding protein: MYLSLISIAIAILISVPLGIYLTRHRKIADTIIGIAGIFQTIPSLALLVFLVPLIGTGQLPAIIALTVYGLLPILRNTYLGITGVNQSAINAGVGMGMTNRQVLWMVELPLSLSVIMGGIRTATVLIIGVATIAGLIGAGGLGDLIFRGLQTYNTGLILAGAIPSALLAIIFDYLIKLLENDVTPRGIQEKKTNPKVSRVRKWVVVGLILLIPISTFISQMDTNTAGDTDTITITGKNFTEQEIMVYIMGHLIEEKTDLNVEYESFLGGTAPVFDGLNGGDYDLYMEYTGTGLLSILKEEMVNDPDRVYEIVKKRFKEKYDIVWLEPFGFNNTYTLTMRKEDAEKWGISSISDLAEKAPELTLGSEPEFLERKDGYPGLVDTYDIQFGSTKAMDSGIMYSAIKNGDVDVIDAFSTDGRIPAFNLKVLEDDKNFFPPYYATPIIRADTLEKHPEIKEVLGMLVGRIDNEKMQELNARVDLNKERYEDVAVDFLKEEGLID; this comes from the coding sequence ATGTACCTCTCGCTTATCTCCATTGCGATTGCCATTTTAATTTCCGTCCCACTTGGTATCTATCTAACACGCCATCGCAAAATAGCGGATACGATAATTGGAATAGCTGGGATTTTTCAAACTATCCCGAGTCTTGCCTTGCTTGTTTTCCTTGTGCCACTTATCGGAACTGGACAGCTTCCAGCGATTATAGCATTAACGGTATATGGCTTACTGCCGATATTACGTAACACATACTTAGGAATTACAGGTGTTAATCAATCTGCAATCAATGCAGGCGTTGGAATGGGGATGACCAACCGACAAGTGCTATGGATGGTTGAATTACCATTATCCCTTAGTGTCATCATGGGTGGAATACGGACAGCAACCGTTTTAATTATTGGAGTTGCTACCATTGCAGGACTAATCGGGGCAGGTGGACTCGGAGATTTGATTTTCCGCGGACTCCAAACGTATAACACGGGCCTTATCTTGGCTGGTGCTATCCCGTCTGCGTTACTAGCGATAATATTTGACTACTTAATAAAATTGTTAGAAAACGATGTTACCCCTAGAGGTATCCAGGAGAAAAAAACCAATCCAAAAGTATCCCGTGTTCGTAAATGGGTGGTTGTTGGTTTAATTTTACTAATTCCAATCTCAACGTTTATTTCTCAAATGGATACGAACACTGCAGGTGACACCGATACGATAACCATCACAGGAAAGAATTTCACCGAGCAGGAAATTATGGTTTACATTATGGGACATCTAATTGAGGAAAAAACGGACCTAAATGTAGAATATGAATCGTTCCTTGGTGGAACAGCCCCTGTGTTTGATGGGCTGAATGGTGGAGATTATGACCTGTATATGGAATACACAGGAACAGGTCTTTTAAGTATTTTGAAGGAAGAAATGGTGAATGATCCTGATCGAGTATATGAAATTGTTAAAAAACGATTTAAAGAAAAATATGATATTGTTTGGTTAGAACCATTTGGGTTTAATAACACCTATACGTTAACGATGCGAAAAGAAGATGCAGAAAAGTGGGGTATTTCAAGCATATCGGACTTAGCTGAAAAAGCACCAGAGCTAACACTCGGATCCGAACCGGAATTTTTAGAGCGAAAAGACGGTTATCCGGGACTTGTTGACACTTACGATATTCAATTTGGGAGTACGAAGGCAATGGATTCTGGGATTATGTACAGTGCCATAAAAAATGGAGATGTGGATGTAATCGACGCATTCTCAACCGATGGACGTATTCCTGCATTTAACCTGAAAGTGCTTGAAGATGATAAAAACTTCTTCCCACCATATTACGCAACACCAATCATCCGGGCAGATACGTTAGAAAAGCACCCAGAAATTAAAGAAGTATTAGGAATGCTCGTCGGCAGGATTGATAATGAAAAAATGCAAGAGCTCAATGCCCGAGTAGACCTCAATAAAGAACGATATGAAGATGTAGCTGTTGACTTTTTGAAGGAAGAAGGACTAATCGATTAA
- a CDS encoding ABC transporter ATP-binding protein: MIEFNEVNKQFQDGFKALRNVTFKVKEGELLVLIGPSGSGKTTTMKMINRLIEPTGGTISIEGKDISKEDPVKLRRTIGYVIQQIGLLPHLTIKENVSLVPRLLKWNKEQYIDKVDELMNMVGLDSDTFGNRYPSELSGGQQQRIGVIRALAADPKIILMDEPFSALDPISREQLQDELVRLQQEIHKTIVFVTHDMDEALKIADRICIMKDGEVVQVDRPENIIRHPANKFVRSFIGEDRLHENDSLSLPSLKKLTVQPVTAYGTRGLAESLKLMRRRRVDSLVVIDNKDTFLGIATVWEVQKRYTEEELTLEDVMDTEVLTLKMDDSGEVAFQHVNNSKYGFVPVLDEHKKVLGIVTRASLVEHIVDQMAE; the protein is encoded by the coding sequence TTGATAGAATTCAACGAAGTTAATAAACAATTCCAGGATGGATTCAAGGCCCTGAGGAATGTCACATTTAAAGTAAAAGAAGGGGAATTGCTTGTACTCATTGGTCCAAGTGGTTCGGGAAAAACGACAACGATGAAAATGATTAACCGACTGATTGAACCAACTGGTGGCACCATTTCTATTGAAGGAAAGGATATTTCAAAGGAAGATCCTGTAAAGCTTCGACGTACCATTGGATATGTAATTCAGCAAATTGGTTTATTGCCCCACTTGACCATTAAAGAAAATGTCTCCCTCGTTCCACGTCTTTTAAAATGGAACAAAGAACAGTATATAGACAAAGTGGACGAACTTATGAATATGGTTGGTCTGGATTCGGACACCTTCGGAAATCGCTATCCGAGCGAATTGAGTGGTGGTCAACAGCAACGAATTGGTGTTATTCGTGCATTAGCCGCAGACCCCAAAATTATTCTCATGGATGAACCATTTAGCGCACTCGATCCCATTAGTCGTGAACAACTACAAGATGAGCTTGTCCGTCTACAACAAGAAATACATAAAACAATCGTATTTGTTACTCATGATATGGACGAAGCTTTAAAAATTGCCGATCGAATTTGCATTATGAAGGATGGAGAAGTGGTTCAGGTTGATCGTCCAGAGAACATTATCCGACATCCAGCCAATAAATTTGTTCGCAGTTTTATCGGAGAAGATCGTTTACATGAAAACGATAGTTTATCACTCCCTAGCCTAAAAAAACTAACCGTTCAACCTGTCACAGCATATGGAACGAGAGGGCTTGCTGAATCATTAAAATTAATGCGAAGAAGACGTGTAGATAGCCTTGTAGTAATTGACAACAAGGACACGTTCCTAGGCATTGCTACGGTATGGGAAGTACAAAAACGTTACACCGAAGAAGAATTAACTCTAGAAGATGTAATGGATACAGAAGTTCTTACGCTCAAAATGGACGATTCCGGCGAAGTAGCTTTTCAGCATGTGAATAATTCGAAATATGGTTTTGTTCCCGTTCTGGATGAACATAAAAAGGTTCTAGGCATTGTGACGCGAGCTAGCCTTGTGGAACATATCGTGGACCAAATGGCTGAGTAG
- the yfkAB gene encoding radical SAM/CxCxxxxC motif protein YfkAB: protein MKNSLSTITPSYDPWEAYMDVEEHGNMTLSNIEFTTTTLCNMRCAHCAVGYTLQAKDPDALSIELILNRLEEIQHLRTLSITGGEPMMSKRSVREYVLPLLRYAHQRGVKTQMNSNLTLPYNRYEEIIPFLDVLHISHNWGTTEEFVETGFANMERKPSVAHRENYYHKMIENSKRLSADGVLVSAETMLNKRTFPYLEHIHDQVREMGCTRHEIHPMYPVDFASQLETLSLEDTRNAITRLLNHRKEEVWMLFGTLPFYPCSSSTDDLKLLERLYAEKNVTVRNDPDGRSRLNVNIFTGDIIVTDFGDEDALGNIQDTALTTAFSRWLSTKTAKSINCHCPAVKCLGPNILVKNTYYPDTDFQSRKTNLHLYKEA, encoded by the coding sequence TTGAAGAACTCTCTTTCAACCATCACCCCTTCTTACGATCCATGGGAAGCCTATATGGATGTAGAAGAACATGGAAACATGACATTATCAAATATTGAATTTACAACGACGACCCTTTGTAACATGCGCTGTGCGCACTGTGCTGTTGGTTATACGTTACAAGCAAAGGATCCGGATGCCCTTTCCATTGAGCTTATTCTAAACAGATTAGAAGAAATCCAGCATCTGCGCACACTAAGTATTACTGGCGGGGAACCAATGATGTCTAAAAGATCAGTCAGAGAATATGTGCTACCTTTACTAAGATACGCCCACCAACGTGGCGTCAAAACACAGATGAATTCTAATTTAACGTTACCTTACAATCGTTATGAAGAAATTATTCCTTTTCTAGATGTCTTACATATCTCTCACAACTGGGGTACAACAGAAGAGTTTGTTGAAACAGGATTCGCTAACATGGAGCGCAAACCGTCCGTTGCACATCGAGAAAATTATTATCATAAGATGATAGAGAACTCTAAGCGACTCTCGGCAGATGGCGTACTTGTTTCAGCGGAAACGATGTTAAACAAACGCACGTTTCCGTACCTGGAGCATATACATGATCAAGTTAGGGAAATGGGTTGTACACGCCATGAGATTCACCCTATGTATCCAGTCGACTTTGCTAGTCAGCTTGAGACACTAAGCCTAGAGGATACTCGAAATGCGATTACACGTCTGCTCAATCATCGAAAGGAAGAGGTATGGATGCTGTTCGGTACATTACCCTTCTATCCATGTAGTTCCTCTACAGATGACCTAAAATTGTTAGAAAGACTGTACGCAGAAAAAAATGTAACTGTAAGAAATGATCCGGACGGTCGTTCCCGATTAAATGTCAATATCTTTACCGGTGATATCATTGTCACGGACTTTGGAGATGAAGACGCATTAGGAAACATCCAAGACACTGCACTCACAACCGCTTTTTCTCGGTGGCTATCCACTAAAACGGCGAAAAGCATTAACTGCCATTGTCCTGCCGTAAAATGCTTAGGACCAAATATTTTAGTGAAAAACACTTATTATCCAGATACCGACTTTCAAAGTAGAAAAACTAATTTACATCTATATAAAGAAGCATAA
- a CDS encoding ABC transporter permease, with product MLRNIYIKEMKDSFRDRRTLLLTVLLPIIIMTGLVLFYEKMLSNDSSDTYQLAVDESFSTEEHTFLRGLDNIEIVKSSDPEEALKEGEAQAALLLSDDFINRVRQGEDATATIIGDSFSQDASQLMALVTAGLERYKTTVITERLSAEQMSNDLLEPFTLEQKDLTDDSNGVNMLALLIPLILTLSIGIGASPAGADLFAGEKEKKTMEALLMTPVNRMHLLVAKWMTITSIGAITGLVTLIVVALEIGFLTENLRSAVEVSFANHTYQIIGFSLLVSLIYAMFVATLLMLTSIVGKTVKEAQSYSTPIMMVVVFPVMITSEIGINELSLYHFAIPVMNIFTSLKELCFGIIDYQHLGAMVGSNLLFIIIVFVIGRIMFLKDKWVIN from the coding sequence ATGCTTCGTAACATTTATATAAAAGAAATGAAAGATTCTTTTCGCGATCGTCGTACACTTTTGTTAACGGTTCTTTTACCTATTATTATCATGACAGGACTTGTCCTGTTTTATGAAAAAATGCTGTCTAATGACTCATCCGACACCTATCAACTTGCGGTGGATGAATCGTTTAGCACAGAGGAACATACTTTCCTACGTGGATTAGATAATATTGAAATCGTGAAATCGTCGGATCCGGAAGAAGCATTGAAGGAAGGCGAAGCTCAAGCAGCCCTTTTATTAAGTGATGATTTTATCAATCGTGTGAGGCAAGGAGAGGACGCTACGGCAACGATTATCGGAGATTCGTTTAGTCAAGATGCGTCACAGCTCATGGCACTCGTTACGGCTGGATTAGAGCGTTACAAAACTACTGTCATTACCGAACGGCTATCTGCGGAACAGATGTCTAATGATCTGCTTGAGCCATTTACATTAGAGCAAAAGGACTTAACGGATGATAGTAATGGCGTTAATATGCTTGCCCTACTCATCCCGTTAATCCTTACGTTATCTATCGGGATTGGTGCGAGTCCAGCTGGTGCAGACTTGTTCGCGGGGGAAAAAGAGAAGAAAACGATGGAGGCCCTATTAATGACTCCTGTTAATCGCATGCATTTACTTGTAGCAAAGTGGATGACTATAACATCCATTGGAGCCATCACTGGATTGGTGACACTCATCGTGGTTGCACTAGAGATTGGATTCTTAACGGAGAACTTAAGAAGTGCCGTTGAAGTATCCTTTGCGAATCATACGTATCAGATTATCGGATTTTCCCTACTTGTATCCCTTATCTATGCGATGTTCGTTGCAACGCTACTGATGCTTACAAGCATTGTTGGGAAAACGGTAAAAGAAGCACAAAGCTATAGCACGCCAATCATGATGGTAGTTGTGTTCCCTGTCATGATTACATCAGAAATTGGCATTAATGAATTATCCTTGTATCATTTTGCCATTCCGGTGATGAACATCTTTACAAGCTTAAAGGAACTGTGTTTTGGCATCATTGATTATCAACATCTTGGGGCTATGGTCGGTAGTAACCTATTGTTTATTATAATCGTCTTTGTCATTGGAAGGATTATGTTCCTGAAGGATAAATGGGTGATAAATTAA
- a CDS encoding ABC transporter ATP-binding protein, translating to MIEIHEVTKKFQDKKAHVTALKHVSFKVKQGEVLGLLGENGAGKTTLLRAVATLLTPTDGTVTVAGHDTVKNPNAVKKKIGVLFGGETGLYDRLTAKENLEYFAMLYGMSKHETKVRIDELAKMFGMRDYLDRKVGGFSKGMRQKVAISRTILHNPDIILFDEPTTGLDITSSNVFRELIHQLKHMEKTIIFSSHIMEEVTLLCDSVAMMHKGELVHHGSLEDLYEEEGSRDLNYIFMSKLVRGNIHHAS from the coding sequence ATGATTGAGATTCATGAAGTGACAAAAAAATTTCAAGATAAAAAGGCACATGTCACAGCTTTAAAGCATGTTTCTTTTAAGGTGAAACAAGGAGAGGTTCTCGGTTTACTCGGAGAAAACGGTGCAGGAAAAACAACTCTACTACGAGCGGTTGCAACTCTTTTAACCCCAACCGATGGAACCGTGACCGTTGCCGGACATGATACCGTAAAGAACCCTAATGCGGTAAAGAAAAAAATAGGTGTCCTTTTTGGTGGGGAAACCGGGTTGTATGACCGACTAACAGCAAAAGAGAACCTGGAGTACTTTGCAATGCTTTATGGGATGAGCAAGCATGAAACAAAAGTAAGAATCGATGAGCTTGCTAAAATGTTTGGAATGCGAGATTACTTGGATCGAAAGGTAGGTGGTTTTTCCAAAGGGATGCGCCAGAAAGTTGCCATTTCCAGGACCATCTTACACAACCCAGATATTATCTTATTCGATGAGCCAACCACTGGATTAGATATTACATCTTCGAATGTGTTTCGCGAACTTATCCATCAACTCAAACACATGGAAAAAACGATTATTTTCTCTAGCCACATTATGGAGGAGGTCACACTATTATGTGACTCTGTTGCTATGATGCATAAAGGGGAACTCGTTCATCACGGATCCTTAGAGGACCTCTATGAAGAGGAAGGTAGTCGTGATTTAAACTATATTTTCATGAGTAAATTAGTTAGGGGGAATATCCACCATGCTTCGTAA
- a CDS encoding LytR/AlgR family response regulator transcription factor, protein MMKVGLVDDRLIDLDKLHGIVESIPTVDIVFSTQSAEEAYDYIKKKAVDLLIADIEMPNLSGYELADIIHSHALDISVIFVTANSGYAVHAFELDVHDYIMKPYSKERLIKSVERLLEKSSAAQINGRLYLKQKNDIHIIQKKDIVFIERSGRSTTIHTKQNQIKTYQTLNELEGELRERDFLRSHRSFIINIHYVKNFSLYAKNSYTVSFEGMEAQAMITKEKVDFLQQYYF, encoded by the coding sequence ATAATGAAAGTCGGACTTGTGGATGATCGATTAATAGATTTAGATAAGCTGCACGGAATTGTGGAGAGTATTCCAACTGTAGACATTGTATTTTCAACACAATCTGCTGAAGAGGCGTATGATTATATAAAAAAGAAAGCGGTGGATCTATTAATCGCTGACATAGAGATGCCCAATCTATCAGGCTATGAGCTTGCGGATATTATTCACTCCCACGCCCTAGATATCTCCGTTATATTTGTGACAGCAAATAGCGGATATGCCGTACACGCATTTGAACTGGATGTGCACGATTACATTATGAAGCCTTATTCCAAGGAGCGATTGATAAAAAGTGTGGAACGACTTTTGGAGAAATCAAGCGCGGCTCAGATTAATGGACGGCTCTATTTGAAACAAAAAAATGACATACATATTATTCAGAAAAAAGACATTGTTTTTATTGAGCGTTCTGGACGATCAACAACAATACATACGAAACAAAATCAGATTAAAACGTATCAAACGTTAAATGAGTTAGAAGGGGAATTGCGAGAACGGGATTTTTTAAGGTCACATCGTTCCTTTATTATTAACATTCATTATGTGAAAAACTTTTCATTGTATGCGAAAAACTCCTACACCGTTTCTTTTGAAGGCATGGAAGCACAGGCGATGATTACAAAAGAAAAAGTGGATTTTCTACAGCAGTATTATTTTTAA
- a CDS encoding sensor histidine kinase produces the protein MKSENVYWGIVGVISALYMYLFLGNNLALYLSYLMIIVVLFYLHRTLLLRLRGLGAWNVVLIGFQLLLLFLAFLEASVWQVGIFFLLFIGIEWIRYRWGREVTKSIMLVSEYEEQFDQMNETFRVVRSERHEFLKHISAIHFMLEHDNPQGARAYLNQLVENYEETNLSIKGEKGVVAGVLHQAYRRAKKSGVEVIYDLDLPISTLPMSDYDLVSLMGNILSNSIDACEEWQLHKKQKATLSLQFYKRSGLYLLICKNDTLPIPTQVVDHLFDSYGHSTKGEAHHGLGTKVIKDIVEAHQGFLDFVYKEEQFELKIKIPAVK, from the coding sequence GTGAAATCGGAAAACGTGTATTGGGGAATTGTTGGGGTTATAAGTGCACTTTATATGTATCTATTTTTAGGAAATAATTTGGCGCTTTATCTATCATATCTGATGATCATTGTGGTTCTATTTTATTTACACAGGACACTTTTATTACGGTTGCGGGGATTAGGGGCTTGGAATGTGGTTCTTATAGGATTTCAGTTATTGCTGCTTTTTCTAGCATTCTTAGAAGCTTCCGTTTGGCAAGTAGGTATATTTTTTCTTCTTTTTATAGGGATAGAATGGATTCGTTATCGATGGGGACGAGAAGTGACGAAGTCGATAATGCTTGTATCCGAATACGAAGAACAGTTTGACCAAATGAACGAGACATTTCGAGTCGTGCGCAGTGAACGACATGAATTCTTAAAGCATATTTCAGCTATCCATTTTATGCTAGAGCATGATAATCCGCAGGGGGCTAGAGCTTACCTGAACCAACTTGTAGAGAATTATGAAGAGACAAATCTTTCTATAAAAGGGGAGAAGGGAGTAGTCGCTGGCGTTTTACATCAAGCCTATAGAAGAGCGAAGAAATCAGGAGTGGAAGTGATTTATGACTTGGATTTGCCGATATCCACGCTGCCAATGTCGGATTATGACCTCGTTTCTTTAATGGGGAATATATTATCTAACAGTATTGATGCCTGTGAAGAATGGCAATTACATAAGAAACAAAAAGCAACTTTATCGCTTCAATTTTATAAGAGAAGTGGTCTTTATCTATTAATTTGTAAAAATGACACCCTTCCGATTCCAACACAAGTAGTGGATCACTTATTTGATTCCTATGGACACTCAACAAAAGGAGAAGCGCATCATGGCCTAGGTACAAAGGTTATAAAAGACATCGTAGAAGCACATCAAGGCTTCTTAGACTTTGTGTACAAAGAAGAACAATTCGAACTAAAAATAAAAATCCCCGCAGTGAAGTAA
- a CDS encoding AAA family ATPase — MIVMINGAFGVGKTTIANELLKKLDNSMLYDPEEVGFMLRSIIPDPIKKQEAKSGDFQDLHLWRTLTVSVAEQLINTYKMNLIVPMTIRNPDYFIHIFNGFKQLDKDTHPFCLTASKDTIFQRLRERGEEEGNWCFQQTEKCLKAYEDYDFGEYIDTEHIEIPDIADRILSIIK; from the coding sequence ATGATTGTAATGATTAACGGTGCTTTTGGTGTAGGAAAGACAACAATTGCAAACGAACTTCTAAAAAAGTTAGATAATAGTATGTTATATGATCCAGAGGAAGTCGGATTTATGTTAAGAAGCATCATTCCTGATCCGATTAAAAAGCAAGAAGCAAAGTCAGGAGACTTCCAAGACTTACATCTATGGAGAACCTTAACCGTTTCCGTAGCAGAGCAATTAATAAACACATATAAAATGAACTTAATTGTTCCAATGACGATTCGCAACCCAGATTACTTCATTCATATCTTTAATGGATTTAAACAATTGGACAAGGATACGCATCCCTTTTGCCTAACTGCTAGCAAAGATACGATTTTTCAGAGACTCCGTGAACGTGGAGAGGAAGAAGGGAATTGGTGCTTCCAACAAACAGAAAAATGTTTAAAAGCTTACGAGGACTATGATTTTGGCGAATACATCGACACAGAACATATAGAAATTCCAGATATCGCAGACCGCATTTTATCTATCATTAAATAG
- a CDS encoding spore coat protein — translation MVEEASCSPEPRKWNALDPTDCHPFDEDTTQEGDAVVQSSQTSNESIVIKDSCDIDVTTTDTQAALNVQAALQVAIALIISISILDNGRADAVTQDLLANVKSSQHNKQHVYIENSRGVTVSTMDTDIAVNIQILLQILIALIVRLDIL, via the coding sequence GTGGTTGAGGAAGCAAGCTGTTCACCTGAACCTAGAAAATGGAATGCATTAGATCCAACAGATTGCCATCCTTTTGATGAAGATACAACACAAGAAGGTGATGCAGTAGTGCAAAGTTCCCAAACGAGTAATGAATCTATCGTAATTAAAGATTCATGTGATATTGATGTTACGACTACGGACACGCAAGCTGCGTTAAATGTCCAAGCGGCTCTTCAAGTAGCGATTGCTTTGATAATTAGCATTTCTATCCTTGACAATGGCAGAGCAGATGCAGTCACACAGGATTTACTGGCTAATGTTAAATCTAGTCAGCATAATAAGCAACATGTTTATATTGAAAATTCACGTGGTGTTACTGTATCTACGATGGATACTGACATTGCTGTCAATATCCAAATCTTACTGCAAATTTTAATTGCCTTAATTGTAAGATTGGACATTCTTTAA
- a CDS encoding DUF2642 domain-containing protein produces the protein MALNSRQQALMQLLRQLSQNLANNNGQGVDLADLDIDLDVDLNIGGGDENGDGGEVPSIPGTPTTLRQVLLSLLNEQVEVTTPFGTVTGTLLAVRDDYIVIIESTGDQVLVRIEKIEFVSEL, from the coding sequence TTGGCACTGAATAGTAGACAACAAGCTCTTATGCAGTTGTTAAGACAATTGTCGCAAAATCTAGCTAACAACAATGGTCAAGGCGTTGACTTAGCTGACCTAGATATTGATTTAGACGTAGATCTAAACATTGGCGGTGGGGATGAGAATGGTGATGGAGGAGAAGTTCCTTCTATCCCAGGTACCCCAACAACGCTTAGACAAGTGCTACTAAGTCTATTAAATGAACAAGTTGAGGTTACAACTCCATTCGGTACCGTTACTGGTACATTGCTTGCCGTACGAGACGATTATATTGTCATTATTGAGAGTACGGGAGATCAAGTTCTTGTCCGAATCGAAAAAATTGAATTTGTAAGTGAACTATAA
- a CDS encoding Gfo/Idh/MocA family protein, translated as MSEENQSMKVGVIGTGNMGENHVKTYLAMKEHCQLVGIYDNDPKQGRQISDKYTIKQFQSLSELLRSVDAVSIVVPTEYHYEIGLRCIENKVHIFMEKPITDTVDQALDLIEKAEKAGVKLQVGHIELFNPLIQTLAEQLSDQTIIELDFHRMSPYNEKLKNVDVVKDLMIHDLYILQSFIKQDKLLNFFSMGQIIENTPKHASVLTKSEAGVIAKLTASFKSKRKVRTIQILTEDALIEADILNNQLKITRDLVSQELRIHDTIQPLQRQLTDFIECIRSDRIPTVTGYDGVKTLQKANEISKALHQKQF; from the coding sequence ATAAGTGAGGAGAATCAGAGTATGAAAGTAGGTGTAATTGGAACAGGAAATATGGGGGAAAATCATGTCAAAACATATTTAGCTATGAAGGAACATTGCCAATTAGTAGGTATTTATGATAATGACCCAAAACAAGGCAGACAGATTTCAGATAAATATACTATCAAGCAATTCCAATCGTTATCAGAACTGCTAAGGTCTGTTGACGCTGTTAGTATAGTAGTCCCAACTGAATATCACTATGAAATTGGTTTACGCTGTATTGAAAATAAAGTTCATATTTTTATGGAAAAACCGATTACAGATACGGTGGATCAAGCACTAGATTTAATCGAAAAAGCAGAGAAAGCAGGTGTTAAGCTTCAAGTTGGCCATATTGAATTATTTAATCCTTTAATTCAAACGTTAGCCGAGCAACTAAGCGATCAAACAATAATTGAACTCGATTTTCATAGAATGAGTCCTTATAACGAAAAGTTAAAAAATGTAGATGTGGTTAAAGACTTAATGATCCACGATTTATATATTCTTCAGTCCTTCATTAAACAAGATAAATTACTGAATTTTTTCAGTATGGGCCAAATCATAGAAAATACTCCGAAGCATGCCAGTGTTCTCACCAAATCAGAAGCTGGCGTAATCGCTAAGTTAACTGCAAGTTTTAAATCAAAGAGAAAAGTAAGAACAATCCAGATTCTTACCGAGGATGCTTTAATCGAAGCAGATATTTTAAATAACCAGTTGAAAATAACCCGGGATTTAGTTTCTCAGGAATTAAGAATTCACGATACTATTCAACCCTTACAACGTCAATTAACAGACTTCATTGAATGTATAAGGTCCGACAGAATTCCAACCGTAACCGGATATGATGGTGTAAAAACTTTGCAAAAAGCAAATGAAATAAGTAAAGCTTTACACCAGAAACAGTTTTAA
- a CDS encoding glycosyltransferase: protein MMNLLFIAHDTSSFIHRSFFYLEQELANVVNVEVWRKSGHIDTILKQLHKKPDFILIMNDIEKEMSPQIRGLAHIDVPVGLFINDAHRFTKLRKSYIEKHNIPYLLPVVRDYFLKTYPEYEKKMIWMPHFVQTELFKDYELEKDIDLLLIGAVNDYYPIRQKIRKAYEGDADFVYYKHPGYRNFNGEEEELHAIGESYAKVLNRAKITFTCPSKLFYPVLKYYEALACKTLLLAPTFTELEDLGFRPGYHFVAIDEHNFQEKATYYLTNEKERLKIVEQGYQFVRKYHSLQVRTQQLVNRMERILQM from the coding sequence ATGATGAATCTTTTGTTTATTGCACACGATACTTCCAGCTTTATTCATAGGTCTTTCTTTTATTTAGAACAGGAGCTGGCCAACGTTGTGAATGTAGAGGTTTGGAGGAAATCGGGGCATATTGATACCATTTTGAAACAACTTCACAAAAAACCTGATTTTATTCTTATCATGAATGACATAGAGAAAGAGATGTCTCCTCAAATTAGAGGTCTTGCTCACATAGATGTTCCAGTGGGGTTATTTATAAACGATGCTCATCGGTTTACAAAACTTAGAAAAAGCTATATAGAAAAGCATAATATTCCATATTTGTTACCGGTCGTACGTGATTATTTCCTGAAAACGTACCCTGAATACGAAAAAAAAATGATTTGGATGCCACATTTCGTACAAACAGAACTATTTAAGGATTACGAACTGGAAAAAGACATAGATTTACTATTAATAGGTGCAGTAAACGATTATTATCCAATAAGACAAAAAATAAGGAAGGCTTATGAAGGTGACGCAGATTTTGTGTACTATAAGCACCCAGGTTACCGAAATTTTAATGGGGAGGAAGAAGAGCTACATGCTATCGGAGAAAGCTATGCAAAGGTACTAAATCGGGCAAAAATAACCTTCACATGCCCCTCTAAACTTTTCTACCCGGTATTAAAGTATTATGAAGCACTTGCATGCAAAACCCTTCTGCTAGCACCTACATTCACGGAATTAGAGGACTTAGGATTTAGGCCTGGGTATCACTTTGTCGCGATAGATGAACATAATTTTCAAGAAAAAGCCACCTATTACTTAACTAACGAAAAGGAGAGGCTGAAAATTGTAGAACAGGGATATCAATTTGTTAGAAAATATCACTCTTTACAAGTGCGAACACAGCAACTGGTGAACAGAATGGAAAGAATTCTTCAAATGTAA